DNA sequence from the Corynebacterium yudongzhengii genome:
GAGGGATCTGCCGCACGTCGATAACCCCATCTGGCCGGGACACACCCCGGGCGGTTCTTCGGGCGGGGCGGCCGCGATGGTGGCCCGCGGGCTGGTCCGCGCAGCCCACGCCTCCGACGGCGGCGGCTCGATCCGCGTGCCGGCCGCGGCGTGCGGGCTCGTCGGCTTCAAGCCTTCGGCGCACACGATCGCCGTCCACGGCTTTATGACCACCAGCATCGACGACCAGGCCCTGCTGCACGAGATCACGCCGCGCCTCGATCGCCGCGTGCGCGTCGGCCTGCTCACCGAGCCGATCCTCGCGGAGACCGACGTCCAGCCCGAGTGGGAGAAGGCCACTCGCGAGGCGGCCGAGCACCTCGCAGCCGCCGGCCACGAGGTCGTCGAGGTCTCCACCTGGCCGGAGGCCACCGAGACCTTCGAGCGCTTCATCGACTTATTCAGCTACGGGCTCACCAGCCTGGAGGAGGCCGACTACATAGCCGCGTGGCTGCGCGAGCGCGGGGCGAAGGTGAGCGCTCGTCGATACGCGGAGTCCCAGACCTATGCCCGCGTGCTCAAGGCCCGGATGGCGCGCCACTACGACGTCGACGTCCTGCTCACCCCCACACTGGCCGGCGATCCCCCGGAAACCGGCACGTTTAGCTCCCTTTCCCCGGAGGAGAACTTCGCCGCCCAGACCCGCTGGACCCCGTGGACCTCGTTGTTCAACATGTCCGGCTCGTGCGCGATCGCGCTGCCCTGGCCGGTGCCGAACCGCCCGCAGCCGGCGAGCGTGCACTTGGCCAGCCTCACCCTCACCGACGCCCAACTGTTGGCTCTGGCCGCAGAACTGCCGCAGTGACGAATAACCGCCGCCTCTGGGCCGAGATCCTCGTGGTCACGGCGGTCACCTTCGGCACCTCGGGGCTGCGGGCGATCCTGCGGCTTATCGACGACCTGCTCGCCCCCACCTCCCTCAACGAGCAACAGGTCACCCTCAACCAGTCGCAGTCACCGCTGCCGCTTCTCGACGTCGCCCTCCAACTCAGCTCCGCCCTCGTCCTTTTCGCCTGGGGAGCACTCGCCCTGCTGCTTCTGGCTTATGACGGCCGGCGCCTGACCGATCCGCGGGCCTCGGATCTGGGGTGGGGTGCGCTTCTCGCCGCGATCATCGGCATCCCCGGGCTCGCGCTCTATGTCACCGCGGTGCAGCTAGGCCTCTCGAAGGTGGTGGTGCCGACGGGCTTTGATAACGCCTTCACCGAAATCCCGCTGCTGTTGACCTGGTCGGCGGCGAACGCGTTCGGCGAGGAGATCGTCGTGGTCGCCTGGCTGATGACGCGCCTGCGCCAGCTGCGCATCCCCTTGGCCGGGGCGCTGGCGGCCTCCGCCCTGCTGCGTGGCTCTTACCACCTCTACCAGGGGATTTCGGCCGGGCTCGGCAACATCGTCATGGGCGTGGTCTACGGGTGGTTTTTCGCCCGCACCGGGCGGATCACCCCGCTGATCATCGCCCACTTTCTTATCGACGCCATCGCCTTCGTCGGCTACGCCCTCCTCGCACCCCACCTGGGGTGGCTACTGCCGACTCCGGGCGGCACCTAAGCGTTTAGAAGCAACCTCTCAGCGCACACACGCAGCGCGGTTCCCCTCGTAGCCGCCCGCGGGTTAGGCTCGTACGCATGACTGATCACCAGGAGCCCCGGGACCCGGGCCGGCACGAACGCCGCCGGGTACGCCCGCAAGTCAACCGCTCCGGTGGTCCTCGCGACGAGGCCGGCGACTACGTCCTCGACCGCAACGGCAACCCACTGATCGACCGTTACGGCCGCCCCGTCCGCGCCCGGCAGCGCCCGAGTGACCAGCGCCCGCTCCGGCGGCCGCGTCGCGAACCCGCCGCCGAGCAGCGCCCCGGACGCCCCATCCAGCACCCACCGCCGCCGCGCCGACGCCCGCCGCGCTCCCCGCAACAGCCGCCGCGCCGACGCCCGCCGCGCTCCCCGCAACAGCCGCCGCGCCCACCCAAGCCGCGCGTCGGGGGTGCCTCCGGACCGCGCCGCCGCGCCCCGCGCCGACGCCGGCGCGGTCCGGGCTGCCTGGGTTGTGGTGGGCTGGTCGTCGCCACGCTGCTGGTGGTGACGCTGGTGGCGGTCTTGCTTGCCGACGCCCGCCTCACCCGCATCGACGCCTCCCCCGAACCCGCTATCGAATCGACCGCGGGCACGAACTGGCTGCTCGTCGGTTCCGACTCCCGCCAAGGCCTCACGGAGGAACAGCAGGCAGAGCTCGGCACGGGCGGCGAGGTCGACATCGGGCGTACCGACACGATCATGCTCCTGCACATCCCGTTCGGAACCGGGGAGTCGCGGCTGGTTTCGCTGCCGCGTGACTCGCTCGTCAACATCCCCGGCTACGGCGAGAACAAGATCAACGCCGCGTTCACCTTCGGCGGGCCGAAGCTGCTGGCCACCACGGTCGAGCAAAACACGGGCCTGAACATCGATCACTACGCTGAGATCGGCATGGGCGGGCTGGCGAATCTGGTCGACGCCGTCGGTGGTGTCGAGATCTGCGTCGACGAACCGATCACCGACCCGCTCGCCAACATCGACCTGCAGGCCGGCTGCCAAACCATGGACGGCCCGACCGCTCTGGGATACGTGCGCACCCGCGCCACCTCCCAAGGCGACCTCGACCGCGTGGCGCGCCAACGCGAGTTCTTCGCCGCCCTCCTCGGTGAGGCCACCAGCCCGGCGACCCTGCTCAACCCCTTCGACGCGATCCCGCTGGTCTACCACGGATCCGGCACCTTCACCGTCGGCGAAGGCGACCACGTCTGGCACCTCGCCCGCCTGGCGCTGGCGATGGGCACTGGCACGACCACCGAAACCGTGCCCATCGCCGGGTTCCAGGACACGTCGGTCGGCAACGTCGTGATCTGGGACGAGACCGCCGCCGAGGAGATGTTCGCCTCGATGCGGTAGGGGCGTGGCTGGCTGCTGTACGGGAGCGTTTAGAAGCGCTCTGGAGCGCTCTGTGCGGCCACATCTACATGCCGCGATATCGCTTCACCGAAAGGAGTCGCCCAGAAACGAGTCCCGCGCGGTCGAAAGGGTGCCTCGTTTCGACCGACCGCTTTCGACCAGCGATAGCGCGGTATGCGGATCGGTCCGGCCGAGATCGGTTTTGCAAACCGACGAGCCCTGGCCCCCTTGCGGCCATACAGCAGTACCGAGTTCGCGCGCCCGGTCGAAAGGAGTAGTACAGAAAGGAGTCCCGCGCGGTCGAAACCAGCACTCCTTTAGGTGCGACTGCTTTCGACAAGCGTTACCGCCTTATCGGCGGGTCATGCCGGATGGCCTTCAAGCGCCATCGCGGCATCGCTCAGCAATGCCATCCAGGTCAACCAGGCAGGTCAGGCCAGCCCGAACGCATGCCGCGATATCGCTTCACCGAAAGGAGTAGCACATAAACGAGTCCCGCGAGGTCAAAAGGACGCCTCGTTTCGACCGACTGCTTTCGACAAGCGTTACCGCCTCATACTCCAACCAGCACACCCCCGAACCTCGAACCCCGAACCCCCAAAAAAGCCAAACGCCTACCGAATCGTGACCTGGCGGGACTTGATGTTCTGCAGCTGCTTGCGCTCGTCGGCGGTGAGCTGGACGTCGTTGGTGATTTCGGCGCTGAGGGCGTCGTTGACGCGGACGAGTTCTTCGTCGTAGGCGTCGGAGGGCTTGTCGGTGTCGTGCAGGTCAAAGACGGGAACGACGAGACCGTGGGTACGGAACACGCCGGCGAACTTGGTGTTCTCCCCGAGGTGCAGATCCCCGCGGGCAGCAACGCGGGCCAGCGCCGCCAGCAGCGCGTTTTCGTCCTCGTCGACGCGGATCCAGCGCAGGTATGCCTTGCCGCCGCCGGGGTTGGTCCACCACGCGGAGCCCGGGACGTCGGCGGTGACCCGGCGCGTGAAGGCGATCGAGTCGTTCGCGCGCTGGACGGCCTGCTGCACCTCCGGCGCCACCGGGGCATTGTCCGGGGTCCACCAGGAGAAGTCATCGTGGACGTCGATGGTGAGGGTGGTGGAAGAGTCGATGAGCGACTGAAGCTCCGGCTGGTTGCCGTCGGCGACGGTGGATTCGATCGTCTCGCCCGGCTCAGCGGTGATCGCCCAGTTCAGGGCGTAGGCGAGGTCGCGGCCTGGGTTGTGGGAGCGCTTCTGCACCTGCAGTCCGACGAGCGCCTCGCCGCCGTACTCCTCGTCGCGCACCAGGGCAGCGCCGGCGCCGGGCAGCACGGTGCCGAGGTAGACGTCGCGCTCGGCACCCTTGACGGGGAGCTTCGCCGTGGCGGAGGGGACAAACTCCTGCAGGGCGACGAGCTCGGCCTCGCAGGCGAGCCCGGCGAACGGGCGGGATTCCTTTTCGAGGGCGGCGCGCTCGGCCTGCCGGGCGGCGATCTTCGCCTGCCGACGGCTCATGCCCTCCGGCAGGTTCTCGTCCTTCTGCTTCTTACGGTTCTTCTTGGCCATGGGGCCTAATCTACCGAAGCGAGCTGACCGTAGGTGGCCAGGGCCTTCTCTGGATAATCGGTGGCCACGATATCGGCGCCGACCTTCTGGCCGAACTTCATGTCGGCGGAGCTGTTGGTGGTCCACAGGTAGGTCGGCAGCTCCTGCGCGCCGACGAGATCGGGGCGCAGTTTCGCGGTGCCCACCGAGAGTCCCAAGCCGGTCGGCGAGGAGAGCATGAGGTCTTTCGGGTTGTAGCGCAACTCCCAGTGACGACGCAGGTAGATGCGGTCGATGTCGGGTATCAGCTCCGCCATCCGCCGCATCGAGGTGTGGGAGAAGGAGATGACGTGGATGCGCTCGTCGTGAAGCAACCCAGCGTAGATGAGGTCCTGGCGGATGCGTTCTTCCTGCATGCGCCCGTAGCGGGAGGGGTGCTTGATCTCGAGGTAGAGGTGCTTGTCGCCGGCGTCGACGATCATCTCGAGAAGCTCCGGCAGGGTGAGGATCGTCTGCGGATTAGCTGGTGTGCCGAAGTTTTCGCGGCGCAGCTCGTCGAGGGTGAGCTCGGAGATCTTGGTGAAGTGCTCACCGCCGACGTTGGTCCGCCCGATGCGGCGGTCGTGGTGCAGGACCAACTCCCCGGAGCGGCACAGCCGCACGTCGCACTCGACGCCGTGGATCGGCAGCCCGAGGGTGTACTCGTAGGCCGCGCGGGTCAGTTCCTGATACCCGGGTGCCAGCCCCCGGTGAGCGACAATCTTCATCTTTGCCTAGCTACTCTTCCTCGTTGACTGCATCGTCGGCCGGCGCTTGCCACGACTTGATGCGCCGCAGCTGCATCCGGTTTTTGCGTTGCGACGCCCCCAACTTGCTCGACAGCGAATTGAGGATCGCGATCGCCTCCGTGATGTGCGGGCCCTTGTTGAGCATGACCGCCTCGGCGCGTAAGGCGTAGGCCGCGTCGGTGATCTCCGCGCGCGAGGGCAGGCCGTTTTTCGCCAGGTTCTCCAGGACCTGGGTGGCCATGATCGTCGGCACGTGGGCGGCCTCGGCCATGTTCATGATCAGCCGCGGCACCTCGGCGAGGCGCTCAAAGCCGAACTCGACGGCCAGATCGCCGCGCGCGATCATCAGCCCCAAGCGGCGATGCCGCATGCCCTCGAGCAGCACGGCGGCCAGCTGCTCGTAGGCCGGGATCGTCTCGATCTTCAACACGATGCCCAGATCCCGGGCACGCTCGGCGGACTCAGGACCTTCTTCC
Encoded proteins:
- a CDS encoding CPBP family intramembrane glutamic endopeptidase is translated as MTNNRRLWAEILVVTAVTFGTSGLRAILRLIDDLLAPTSLNEQQVTLNQSQSPLPLLDVALQLSSALVLFAWGALALLLLAYDGRRLTDPRASDLGWGALLAAIIGIPGLALYVTAVQLGLSKVVVPTGFDNAFTEIPLLLTWSAANAFGEEIVVVAWLMTRLRQLRIPLAGALAASALLRGSYHLYQGISAGLGNIVMGVVYGWFFARTGRITPLIIAHFLIDAIAFVGYALLAPHLGWLLPTPGGT
- a CDS encoding DUF5926 family protein, whose amino-acid sequence is MAKKNRKKQKDENLPEGMSRRQAKIAARQAERAALEKESRPFAGLACEAELVALQEFVPSATAKLPVKGAERDVYLGTVLPGAGAALVRDEEYGGEALVGLQVQKRSHNPGRDLAYALNWAITAEPGETIESTVADGNQPELQSLIDSSTTLTIDVHDDFSWWTPDNAPVAPEVQQAVQRANDSIAFTRRVTADVPGSAWWTNPGGGKAYLRWIRVDEDENALLAALARVAARGDLHLGENTKFAGVFRTHGLVVPVFDLHDTDKPSDAYDEELVRVNDALSAEITNDVQLTADERKQLQNIKSRQVTIR
- a CDS encoding LCP family protein; protein product: MTDHQEPRDPGRHERRRVRPQVNRSGGPRDEAGDYVLDRNGNPLIDRYGRPVRARQRPSDQRPLRRPRREPAAEQRPGRPIQHPPPPRRRPPRSPQQPPRRRPPRSPQQPPRPPKPRVGGASGPRRRAPRRRRRGPGCLGCGGLVVATLLVVTLVAVLLADARLTRIDASPEPAIESTAGTNWLLVGSDSRQGLTEEQQAELGTGGEVDIGRTDTIMLLHIPFGTGESRLVSLPRDSLVNIPGYGENKINAAFTFGGPKLLATTVEQNTGLNIDHYAEIGMGGLANLVDAVGGVEICVDEPITDPLANIDLQAGCQTMDGPTALGYVRTRATSQGDLDRVARQREFFAALLGEATSPATLLNPFDAIPLVYHGSGTFTVGEGDHVWHLARLALAMGTGTTTETVPIAGFQDTSVGNVVIWDETAAEEMFASMR
- a CDS encoding amidase, coding for MTEIIPAARELAEKIAGLTPSEHGFSHLHLTRPATGSGDLDGWVIPAKDLYDVAGMPTTFGSARRMHIATETHPFIAAYEARGAVIPGKSSTSELGLTVDAEPRDLPHVDNPIWPGHTPGGSSGGAAAMVARGLVRAAHASDGGGSIRVPAAACGLVGFKPSAHTIAVHGFMTTSIDDQALLHEITPRLDRRVRVGLLTEPILAETDVQPEWEKATREAAEHLAAAGHEVVEVSTWPEATETFERFIDLFSYGLTSLEEADYIAAWLRERGAKVSARRYAESQTYARVLKARMARHYDVDVLLTPTLAGDPPETGTFSSLSPEENFAAQTRWTPWTSLFNMSGSCAIALPWPVPNRPQPASVHLASLTLTDAQLLALAAELPQ
- a CDS encoding glycerophosphodiester phosphodiesterase family protein, encoding MKIVAHRGLAPGYQELTRAAYEYTLGLPIHGVECDVRLCRSGELVLHHDRRIGRTNVGGEHFTKISELTLDELRRENFGTPANPQTILTLPELLEMIVDAGDKHLYLEIKHPSRYGRMQEERIRQDLIYAGLLHDERIHVISFSHTSMRRMAELIPDIDRIYLRRHWELRYNPKDLMLSSPTGLGLSVGTAKLRPDLVGAQELPTYLWTTNSSADMKFGQKVGADIVATDYPEKALATYGQLASVD